From one Streptomyces sp. ICC1 genomic stretch:
- a CDS encoding glycosyl hydrolase, producing MPRPRRRLASTCIGTVTAGLLATGAALAAPEEQGAGSDIAMGAYLDYGPPGVARIPFLSHWLGGKEIRVGHTYLPGDQWAGIEGNVSFLEDWAEWRQARDDRMFVLNVPMQERNEARVPDYQVAQLIRAGADGQYDRHFKRLAERLVALGVPDTVIVLGWEMNGTTYTHRCGPDPENWKAYWKRVVNTMRAVPGQKFKFDFTPNRGTDAIGWTKCYPGDDVVDIVGMDSYDQGPGRTFDDQISQPYGLQQHVDFAKAHGKEISYPEWGLFRNGDNPEYMRRMLKWIEQQKPLYHTITDYCPHGVWQCKQNPESSKAFRDALTPQKPGPVIPTPVIPTPVVPTPVVPTPQIPTPQIPTPVVTPPPLVTPSPLVPSPEVPGPVAPSPVVPSPEKAAGTTEMDRG from the coding sequence ATGCCCAGACCACGCCGCCGACTGGCGAGCACCTGCATCGGTACGGTCACGGCCGGACTGCTCGCCACCGGGGCCGCCCTCGCGGCCCCCGAGGAACAGGGCGCGGGCTCCGACATCGCCATGGGCGCCTATCTCGACTACGGGCCGCCGGGGGTGGCCCGGATCCCGTTCCTGTCGCACTGGCTGGGCGGCAAGGAGATCCGGGTCGGGCACACCTATCTGCCCGGTGACCAGTGGGCCGGCATCGAAGGCAACGTCAGCTTCCTGGAGGACTGGGCCGAATGGCGCCAGGCCCGGGACGACCGGATGTTCGTCCTCAACGTGCCCATGCAGGAGCGCAACGAGGCCCGCGTCCCCGACTACCAGGTGGCCCAGCTCATCCGGGCGGGCGCGGACGGCCAGTACGACCGGCACTTCAAGAGGCTCGCCGAGCGGCTGGTCGCGCTGGGCGTCCCGGACACGGTGATCGTGCTCGGCTGGGAGATGAACGGCACCACCTACACCCACCGCTGCGGGCCGGACCCGGAGAACTGGAAGGCGTACTGGAAGCGCGTCGTCAACACGATGCGCGCCGTGCCCGGCCAGAAGTTCAAGTTCGATTTCACCCCGAACCGCGGCACGGACGCGATCGGCTGGACCAAGTGCTACCCGGGTGACGACGTGGTCGACATCGTCGGGATGGACTCGTACGACCAGGGCCCCGGCCGGACGTTCGACGACCAGATCTCCCAGCCGTACGGGCTCCAGCAGCACGTCGACTTCGCGAAGGCACACGGCAAGGAGATCTCGTACCCGGAGTGGGGGCTGTTCCGCAACGGGGACAACCCGGAGTACATGCGGCGCATGCTGAAGTGGATCGAGCAGCAGAAGCCGCTCTACCACACCATCACCGACTACTGCCCGCACGGCGTGTGGCAGTGCAAGCAGAACCCGGAGTCGTCCAAGGCCTTCCGCGACGCGCTGACGCCGCAGAAGCCCGGCCCGGTGATCCCGACGCCGGTGATCCCGACGCCCGTGGTCCCGACGCCGGTGGTGCCGACCCCGCAGATCCCCACGCCGCAGATCCCGACGCCGGTGGTCACGCCGCCGCCGCTCGTCACGCCGAGCCCGCTGGTGCCGAGCCCGGAGGTCCCCGGCCCGGTGGCCCCCAGCCCGGTCGTCCCCAGCCCTGAGAAGGCAGCGGGAACCACCGAGATGGACCGGGGGTAG
- a CDS encoding ATP-grasp domain-containing protein, whose amino-acid sequence MGRSRYLRAVHPGPSGGLDPEAPEALLECLTGVSERIGRPAVLIAMDDLSAIAVSRVAPMLTDRFRIPHQPDNLPARVADKAELSRLCARWDVPHPETVIPAGGAEAAEAAWRLGLPVIAKWSRPWLLPSGTGLRSTTLIHTAAEARRLYERSEEAGSRLLLQRFLPAGPDTDWFFHGAFARGGRPLITGSGRKELSWPVRTGLTAVGRWLPDPAVEEAGLRLAERLGYQGILDLDFRRDERGVFRLVDFNPRPGAQFRLFTDAGGLDVVRAMYLDLTGQRVPEPSGGPGRVFVAENYALLAAVRGGWRPRRAARAGRAGPTGQPAQTGQPAQTGQPAQTGQAVQPAQAATPAPPAPRKGARRPVLPAGRGPAGAQRPVVPGGRKAGTGPAAERAGQPGPVRTAPRVERGRVEAAWFAADDPLPFLAMLAAFLGRGAGKAGRLLRGVPEHGRRKARAVVRAPRQRGEQPAGAASRPAPPEAPAEPDELVTR is encoded by the coding sequence ATGGGGCGTTCGCGCTATTTGCGGGCCGTCCACCCCGGGCCGTCCGGCGGACTCGACCCCGAGGCGCCCGAAGCGCTGCTGGAGTGCCTGACCGGAGTCTCCGAGCGGATCGGGCGCCCGGCGGTGCTCATCGCGATGGACGATCTGAGCGCGATCGCGGTGTCCCGGGTGGCGCCGATGCTGACGGACCGCTTCCGGATCCCGCATCAGCCCGACAACCTGCCCGCCCGGGTGGCGGACAAGGCCGAGCTGTCGCGGCTGTGCGCCCGGTGGGACGTCCCGCACCCGGAGACCGTGATCCCGGCGGGCGGGGCCGAGGCGGCGGAGGCCGCGTGGCGGCTGGGCCTGCCGGTGATCGCCAAATGGAGCCGGCCGTGGCTGCTGCCCTCGGGCACGGGCCTGCGCAGCACCACCCTGATCCACACGGCCGCCGAGGCGCGGCGGCTGTACGAGCGTTCGGAGGAGGCGGGGAGCCGGCTGCTGCTCCAGCGGTTCCTGCCGGCCGGGCCGGACACCGACTGGTTCTTCCACGGCGCCTTCGCCCGGGGCGGGCGCCCGCTGATCACCGGGTCGGGGCGCAAGGAGCTGTCCTGGCCGGTACGGACGGGACTGACGGCGGTCGGGCGGTGGCTGCCGGATCCGGCGGTGGAGGAGGCCGGGCTGCGCCTCGCCGAACGGCTCGGCTACCAGGGGATCCTGGACCTCGACTTCCGCCGGGACGAGCGGGGCGTCTTCCGGCTGGTGGACTTCAACCCCCGGCCGGGGGCGCAGTTCCGGCTCTTCACGGACGCGGGCGGCCTGGACGTGGTCCGGGCGATGTACCTGGACCTGACGGGGCAACGGGTCCCGGAGCCGTCCGGCGGTCCGGGCCGGGTCTTCGTGGCGGAGAACTACGCGCTGCTGGCGGCGGTGCGCGGCGGATGGCGGCCGCGGCGGGCCGCGCGGGCCGGGCGGGCCGGGCCGACAGGGCAGCCCGCGCAGACCGGGCAGCCCGCGCAGACCGGGCAGCCCGCGCAGACCGGGCAGGCCGTGCAGCCCGCGCAGGCCGCGACCCCGGCGCCCCCGGCGCCGCGGAAGGGCGCCCGCCGGCCGGTGCTGCCGGCGGGACGCGGGCCGGCCGGTGCGCAGCGGCCGGTGGTGCCCGGGGGCCGCAAGGCGGGGACGGGACCGGCCGCCGAGCGGGCCGGGCAGCCGGGGCCCGTGCGGACGGCGCCGCGGGTGGAGCGCGGGCGGGTGGAGGCGGCCTGGTTCGCCGCCGACGACCCGCTGCCGTTCCTGGCGATGCTGGCCGCGTTCCTGGGGCGGGGGGCGGGGAAGGCCGGGCGGCTGCTGCGCGGTGTTCCCGAGCACGGCCGCCGCAAGGCCCGCGCGGTGGTCCGCGCCCCGCGCCAGCGCGGCGAGCAACCGGCCGGAGCTGCCTCGCGGCCGGCTCCGCCGGAGGCGCCGGCCGAGCCGGACGAACTGGTGACCCGGTGA
- a CDS encoding NAD(P)-binding domain-containing protein codes for MDDLVVVGAGPYGLSIAAHAAGAGLGVRVLGRPMASWRDHMPEGMYLKSEPWSSNLSAPGGRYTLAEYCAGRGIPAEHGTPLPIGTFSAYGLWFARHAAPPVEEATVMEVTPQGEGFRIRTAEGPPLLARTVALAVGVMPFVRYPDALRELPAGHYSHSSGHGDLARFAGREVAVLGAGQAALETAALLAENGARPCLVARRARLNWNTVPQPLRRPPLRALRAPHSGLGTGWRSWAWSELPWAVRRLPAPTRERIAATALGPAGAWWLRERFERRVPVLLGHRLHRAAAAGERTRLGLTNAAGESVVLDTAHVIAATGFAPDLARLELLDAGLRASLATVGRSGTPELSPGFESSWPGLFFAGLLTAPSFGPSMRFVHGAGFTAGRLVSGVRERLGAGGPRAGSRGAFRADRAPAAGHRA; via the coding sequence ATGGACGATCTCGTGGTGGTCGGAGCGGGGCCGTACGGGCTCTCGATCGCCGCCCACGCGGCCGGTGCGGGGCTCGGGGTGCGGGTGCTCGGGCGGCCCATGGCCTCGTGGCGGGACCACATGCCCGAGGGGATGTACCTGAAGTCGGAGCCGTGGTCCTCCAACCTGTCCGCGCCCGGCGGGCGGTACACGCTGGCCGAGTACTGCGCGGGCCGCGGCATCCCCGCGGAACACGGAACTCCGCTCCCCATCGGGACGTTCAGTGCGTACGGGCTCTGGTTCGCCCGGCACGCCGCACCCCCGGTGGAGGAGGCGACCGTCATGGAAGTCACCCCGCAGGGCGAGGGTTTCCGGATCCGCACCGCCGAGGGGCCGCCCCTGCTCGCCCGGACCGTCGCGCTGGCCGTGGGGGTCATGCCCTTCGTCCGCTACCCAGACGCGCTGCGGGAGCTGCCCGCGGGCCACTACTCGCACAGCAGCGGCCACGGCGACCTGGCCCGCTTCGCCGGCCGCGAGGTCGCCGTGCTCGGCGCCGGGCAGGCGGCCCTGGAGACCGCCGCCCTGCTCGCGGAGAACGGGGCCCGGCCCTGCCTCGTCGCCCGGCGCGCCCGGCTGAACTGGAACACCGTGCCGCAGCCGCTGCGCCGGCCCCCGCTGCGGGCCCTGCGCGCCCCGCACAGCGGCCTGGGCACCGGCTGGCGCAGCTGGGCCTGGTCGGAGCTGCCCTGGGCGGTGCGCCGGCTGCCCGCGCCGACCAGGGAGCGGATCGCGGCGACCGCGCTGGGCCCGGCGGGGGCCTGGTGGCTGCGGGAGCGCTTCGAGCGGCGGGTCCCGGTCCTGCTCGGGCACCGGCTGCACCGGGCGGCCGCGGCCGGTGAGCGGACCCGGCTCGGCCTGACCAACGCTGCCGGGGAGTCCGTCGTACTGGACACGGCGCACGTGATCGCGGCGACCGGGTTCGCCCCGGACCTGGCCCGCCTGGAGCTGCTCGACGCGGGGCTGCGGGCATCGCTGGCCACCGTGGGGCGGAGCGGGACGCCGGAGCTGAGCCCGGGCTTCGAGTCCTCGTGGCCCGGCCTGTTCTTCGCGGGGCTGCTGACCGCTCCCTCATTCGGCCCTTCCATGCGATTCGTGCACGGTGCCGGCTTCACGGCGGGGAGACTGGTGTCAGGAGTCCGCGAGCGGCTGGGCGCCGGCGGCCCGCGGGCGGGTTCCCGCGGCGCGTTCCGGGCCGACAGGGCTCCGGCGGCCGGGCACAGAGCGTGA
- a CDS encoding SpoIIE family protein phosphatase encodes MAAAERRDKRPESRATPLTGPGERLALNGMGSFEWDLTAGTMVLDEAGMAVFDLDPEVFDQTPEGLGLRIPQDDSERLAETVMAAISAGEETYGQYFTVRRRDGRDQWTHTQGRVIRDEEARPVRIVGIVRDATAELAHLTVLRKLESARAQQATIVQRTTEALSRAVTVDDVTAALTGAGALERLGADGLALGLVEGGTIKIIALSGESLEILSERRFTRLDGSLPLSRAVITRKARFVTSLAALSDEFPLLADYLGRIRYDAAAYLPLIAQAKAIGGLVLFYRHRTDFSPEEQNLCLGLAGIVAQSLQRALLFDQEREFATGLQAMMLPRRIPDITGGEIAVRYHSAWSGREVGGDWYDVIALPRDRVGIVVGDVQGHDTHAAAIMGQLRIALRAYAGEGHPPSTVLARASRFLAELDTERFATCMYAQVDLETGGVRAVRAGHLGPLIRHTDGRTGWPNVRGGLPLGLATLFEREEFPETRLDLVPGETLVLCTDGLVEEPGTAITQGMEALAHAVRSGPQEAGALADHLSDRLWERWGSGDDVALLVLRRAPDPGTHRAPRIHQYVHQADPEGLSEARYALRQALRDWGMPELADDVELAAGELLVNALLHTDGGAVLTMEVLPEPVRRIRLWVKDRSSVWPRRRTPGESATTGRGLLLVDALATHWGVESRGDGKAVWCEFDAAGSAARSAP; translated from the coding sequence GTGGCAGCGGCGGAGCGACGCGACAAGCGGCCGGAGAGCCGTGCGACCCCCCTCACCGGCCCCGGTGAGCGGCTCGCGCTCAACGGCATGGGCAGCTTCGAGTGGGACCTCACCGCCGGGACGATGGTCCTGGACGAGGCCGGGATGGCGGTCTTCGACCTGGATCCGGAGGTGTTCGACCAGACCCCCGAGGGCCTGGGCCTGCGGATCCCGCAGGACGACTCCGAGCGGCTCGCGGAGACCGTGATGGCGGCGATCAGCGCCGGCGAGGAGACGTACGGCCAGTACTTCACGGTGCGCCGGCGCGACGGCCGCGACCAGTGGACGCACACCCAGGGACGGGTGATCCGGGACGAGGAGGCGCGGCCGGTACGGATCGTCGGCATCGTCCGTGACGCGACGGCCGAGCTGGCCCACCTCACGGTGCTGCGCAAGCTCGAATCGGCGCGCGCCCAGCAGGCCACCATCGTCCAGCGGACCACCGAGGCCCTGTCGCGGGCGGTGACGGTCGACGACGTCACGGCCGCCCTGACGGGCGCGGGCGCGCTGGAGCGGCTCGGGGCGGACGGACTGGCCCTCGGCCTGGTCGAGGGCGGCACCATCAAGATCATCGCGTTGAGCGGGGAGTCCCTGGAGATCCTCAGCGAGCGCAGGTTCACCCGGCTGGACGGTTCGCTGCCGCTGTCCCGGGCGGTGATCACCAGGAAGGCACGTTTCGTCACCTCGCTCGCCGCGCTCTCGGACGAGTTCCCGCTCCTCGCCGACTACCTGGGCCGCATCCGCTACGACGCGGCCGCCTACCTGCCGCTGATCGCGCAGGCCAAGGCCATCGGCGGGCTGGTGCTGTTCTACCGGCACCGCACCGACTTCAGCCCCGAGGAGCAGAACCTGTGCCTGGGCCTGGCCGGCATCGTCGCCCAGTCGCTCCAGCGGGCCCTGCTCTTCGACCAGGAGCGGGAGTTCGCCACCGGCCTGCAGGCGATGATGCTGCCGCGCCGGATCCCCGACATCACCGGCGGCGAGATCGCCGTGCGCTACCACTCGGCCTGGAGCGGGCGCGAGGTCGGCGGCGACTGGTACGACGTGATCGCACTGCCCCGCGACCGGGTCGGCATCGTGGTGGGCGACGTACAGGGCCACGACACGCACGCCGCCGCCATCATGGGCCAGCTCCGCATCGCCCTGCGGGCGTACGCGGGCGAGGGGCACCCGCCGTCCACCGTGCTGGCACGGGCCTCGCGCTTCCTCGCCGAACTGGACACCGAACGGTTCGCGACCTGCATGTACGCGCAGGTGGACCTGGAGACCGGAGGGGTACGGGCGGTTCGCGCGGGCCACCTCGGCCCGCTGATCCGGCACACGGACGGGCGAACGGGCTGGCCCAACGTGCGCGGCGGCCTGCCGCTCGGGCTGGCCACGCTCTTCGAGCGCGAGGAGTTCCCCGAGACCCGCCTCGACCTGGTCCCCGGCGAGACGCTCGTGCTGTGCACCGACGGCCTGGTGGAGGAGCCCGGCACCGCCATCACCCAGGGCATGGAGGCCCTGGCCCACGCGGTCCGCAGCGGCCCCCAGGAGGCCGGGGCGCTCGCCGACCACCTCTCCGACCGGCTGTGGGAGCGCTGGGGCTCCGGCGACGACGTCGCCCTGCTGGTGCTGCGCCGGGCCCCCGACCCGGGCACCCACCGGGCCCCGCGCATCCACCAGTACGTCCACCAGGCGGACCCGGAGGGGCTCTCCGAGGCCCGCTACGCCCTGCGGCAGGCGCTGCGCGACTGGGGCATGCCGGAGCTCGCCGACGACGTGGAGCTGGCGGCGGGAGAGCTGCTGGTCAACGCCCTGCTGCACACCGACGGCGGGGCGGTGCTGACGATGGAGGTGCTGCCGGAGCCGGTCCGGCGGATCCGGCTCTGGGTCAAGGACCGCTCCAGCGTGTGGCCGCGCAGGCGCACGCCGGGGGAGTCGGCGACGACCGGGCGCGGGCTGCTGCTGGTGGACGCGCTGGCCACGCACTGGGGGGTGGAGTCCCGGGGCGACGGCAAGGCGGTGTGGTGCGAGTTCGACGCGGCGGGCAGCGCCGCCCGGAGCGCGCCGTGA
- a CDS encoding DUF6299 family protein has product MALTALSALAATAVFTAPAQATVFDQGISVKSRVHIGADGAVTLSGTYHCRQASPGGAIQIKATLVQDDVRLGIGAGDAVCDDQVHQWTARSKPGFDLGLHEGSAKAVAELQEIHFNGGLLPRAVDTVARDETDAWVADHR; this is encoded by the coding sequence ATGGCCCTGACAGCACTCTCGGCGCTGGCCGCCACGGCGGTATTCACCGCCCCCGCGCAGGCCACCGTCTTCGATCAGGGCATTTCCGTGAAGTCGCGCGTCCACATCGGCGCGGACGGCGCGGTCACTCTTTCCGGCACCTACCACTGCCGGCAGGCGTCACCCGGGGGAGCGATTCAGATCAAGGCGACCCTCGTCCAGGACGACGTCCGCCTCGGCATCGGGGCGGGTGACGCCGTCTGTGACGACCAGGTGCACCAGTGGACGGCCCGCAGCAAGCCCGGGTTCGACCTCGGACTCCACGAGGGCTCCGCGAAGGCCGTGGCGGAACTGCAGGAGATCCACTTCAACGGCGGGCTGCTGCCCCGGGCCGTCGACACGGTCGCTCGGGACGAGACGGACGCCTGGGTGGCCGACCACCGGTAA
- a CDS encoding DUF4352 domain-containing protein codes for MRRSASASASALTAAALLPLLLFGATACSGAPEGAAVAPAAVPAVPVDDGAPGAGDDPGADREGAVRAASKDAHVGDSVRVRGREVGRHLQVVLNAYVDPAVSVEKNFAPAAGKRWVAASMSFVNVGGASYGALGRMWALDGAGKRHAVVPTGELTTGKPLVFDSLAVGERAEGWVVFEIPENTRIVRLQYQDANMQANSGGGFWAV; via the coding sequence ATGCGTCGCTCCGCTTCCGCTTCCGCTTCCGCACTCACCGCCGCAGCCCTCCTCCCGCTCCTGCTGTTCGGTGCCACGGCCTGTTCCGGCGCCCCCGAGGGGGCCGCCGTCGCCCCCGCCGCGGTGCCCGCCGTACCGGTGGACGACGGTGCTCCGGGCGCCGGGGACGATCCCGGAGCCGACCGGGAGGGGGCGGTCCGGGCGGCTTCGAAGGATGCCCATGTGGGTGACTCCGTACGGGTCAGGGGCCGGGAGGTCGGCCGTCACCTGCAGGTGGTGCTGAACGCCTACGTCGACCCCGCGGTCTCCGTGGAGAAGAACTTCGCCCCGGCGGCCGGCAAGCGCTGGGTGGCCGCCTCGATGTCGTTCGTCAACGTCGGCGGCGCCTCGTACGGGGCCCTCGGGCGCATGTGGGCGCTCGACGGCGCGGGGAAGCGCCACGCGGTGGTGCCCACCGGGGAGCTCACGACCGGCAAACCGCTCGTCTTCGATTCCCTCGCGGTCGGTGAGCGGGCTGAAGGATGGGTGGTGTTCGAAATTCCGGAAAACACGCGCATCGTGCGGCTGCAGTACCAGGACGCGAACATGCAGGCGAATTCCGGAGGTGGATTCTGGGCCGTCTAG
- a CDS encoding DUF5949 family protein, producing MTSTQAEIDRSKLGTLSVLAWIGDPEEAHDIPYLLAYILGDGPDGPEASEAAARGLLEEIGLPIGDVVMDGVRNPAGFPVQILLEGNQIALTLPGMNAKCIAPPEWVKAADDSGQAYFLFATRAWPEAAPGLPVAPETLQAFAGDESVLTGSAHAVLAVRRLQR from the coding sequence ATGACTTCTACCCAAGCCGAAATCGACCGCTCCAAGCTCGGCACCCTTTCGGTGCTCGCGTGGATCGGCGACCCCGAAGAGGCCCACGACATTCCCTACCTCCTCGCCTACATCCTCGGGGACGGCCCCGACGGACCGGAGGCGAGCGAGGCGGCGGCCCGCGGGCTGCTGGAGGAGATCGGCCTGCCCATCGGCGACGTGGTGATGGACGGCGTCCGCAACCCGGCCGGCTTCCCGGTGCAGATCCTCCTGGAGGGCAACCAGATCGCCCTGACCCTGCCGGGCATGAACGCGAAGTGCATCGCCCCGCCGGAGTGGGTCAAGGCGGCGGACGACAGCGGCCAGGCGTACTTCCTCTTCGCCACGCGCGCCTGGCCCGAGGCGGCCCCCGGCCTGCCCGTCGCGCCGGAGACGCTGCAGGCGTTCGCGGGCGACGAGTCGGTGCTCACCGGCAGCGCCCACGCCGTCCTCGCGGTACGCCGCCTGCAGCGGTAG
- a CDS encoding LysR family transcriptional regulator, producing the protein MGPADPRSIGPYRLEGRLGMRLFGRAGRRLVPNPAGRRMLVAARHVLGELESATRDLRDIRDGRDRAPLRPSTRPRTPPR; encoded by the coding sequence GTGGGACCCGCAGATCCCCGAAGCATCGGCCCGTACCGGCTGGAGGGCCGGCTGGGCATGCGGCTCTTCGGGCGCGCGGGCCGCCGCCTGGTCCCGAACCCGGCCGGCCGCAGGATGCTCGTCGCCGCGCGCCACGTCCTCGGCGAACTGGAGTCGGCCACCCGCGACCTGCGGGACATCCGTGACGGCAGGGACCGCGCCCCGCTCCGCCCCAGCACACGCCCGAGGACACCTCCGCGATGA
- a CDS encoding methyltransferase, with amino-acid sequence MTTTLPAEATLPAAALLPAEAVLPGETMLLDDTARLRAAAAFVQEHDSATLLPLLLPGLRGPELESVAAHCRFAHAGLLIFPSDPQDLRTRFADCGLATDTPAQPSVVVRARLARRHHRDAAELDVRILRPRVHGPAGERRVVEVFTLAVPARSDLEPIAAHERARGHEAHLAFELKHQDPLLLRGLCAVLTRHGARPDGGGYNPHEDGTVLYFTTPADAACGYRRLELYVPGAHHDALAAHLDGHPGTDTSRSAEALLRLLTGAWTTQALAAFARLRLPEAMETGAATGIRELARRTGTHPDSLATLLRYLTMLDVVAEHPEGQEGFRLTPLGGLLRADSPDTMRPLALMYGGAFYRSFAALDHTVRTGQPAFDELFGENHFDHFARDPELADLFDRSMAASSRMFQPLPAHPVITAAAQAPATRTVVDVAGGTGELLGRILTAHPTLRGRLLERPHAVEAARRSLDATGCGARCDYHSGDFADVPHGGDVYVLSRVLHDWDDDRCREILRHCARAMPAHADLLIVERLLPTDGSPSLATAWDLHMMCNVGGRERSAEHYARLLADAGLELLDRSPLPLETYVLHARKAPAGPMAAP; translated from the coding sequence ATGACGACGACCCTCCCCGCCGAAGCGACCCTCCCCGCCGCGGCGCTGCTTCCCGCCGAAGCGGTGCTTCCCGGTGAAACGATGCTCCTCGACGACACGGCCCGCCTGCGCGCGGCAGCCGCGTTCGTGCAGGAACACGACAGCGCCACCCTGCTGCCCCTCCTGCTGCCCGGCCTGCGCGGACCGGAACTGGAGTCGGTGGCCGCGCACTGCCGGTTCGCCCACGCCGGGCTGCTGATCTTCCCCTCCGATCCGCAGGATCTGCGTACCCGGTTCGCCGACTGCGGGCTCGCCACCGACACCCCGGCACAGCCCAGCGTCGTCGTACGGGCGCGGCTCGCCCGGCGCCACCACCGCGACGCGGCCGAGCTCGACGTCCGGATCCTGCGCCCGCGCGTCCACGGCCCGGCCGGGGAGCGCCGCGTGGTGGAGGTGTTCACGCTTGCGGTGCCCGCCCGCTCGGACCTGGAACCGATCGCCGCGCACGAACGCGCCCGCGGCCACGAGGCCCACCTGGCCTTCGAACTGAAGCATCAGGACCCGCTGTTGCTGCGCGGCCTGTGCGCGGTGCTCACCCGTCACGGCGCCCGCCCCGACGGCGGCGGGTACAACCCGCACGAGGACGGCACCGTCCTGTACTTCACCACCCCCGCGGACGCGGCGTGCGGTTACCGGCGACTCGAGCTCTACGTGCCCGGCGCCCACCATGACGCCCTCGCCGCCCATCTCGACGGTCACCCGGGCACGGACACCAGCCGCTCCGCCGAAGCGCTCCTCCGGCTCCTCACCGGAGCGTGGACCACCCAGGCCCTCGCCGCGTTCGCACGCCTGCGCCTGCCCGAGGCCATGGAAACCGGCGCCGCCACCGGCATCCGGGAACTCGCCCGGCGCACCGGGACCCACCCCGACAGCCTCGCCACGCTCCTGCGCTACCTCACGATGCTCGACGTCGTGGCCGAGCACCCCGAGGGGCAGGAAGGCTTCCGCCTCACCCCCCTCGGCGGCCTGCTGCGCGCGGACTCCCCGGACACGATGCGCCCACTGGCCCTGATGTACGGGGGCGCCTTCTACCGCTCGTTCGCCGCCCTCGACCACACCGTGCGGACCGGTCAGCCGGCCTTCGACGAGCTCTTCGGCGAGAACCACTTCGACCACTTCGCCCGCGACCCCGAACTCGCAGACCTCTTCGACCGTTCCATGGCGGCGAGTTCACGCATGTTCCAGCCGCTGCCCGCCCACCCGGTGATCACGGCCGCGGCCCAGGCGCCCGCCACCCGGACCGTCGTCGACGTGGCCGGCGGAACCGGGGAACTCCTCGGCCGCATCCTGACCGCGCACCCCACGCTGCGCGGCCGGCTCCTGGAGCGCCCCCACGCCGTCGAAGCCGCCCGCCGCTCGCTCGACGCCACGGGCTGCGGCGCCCGCTGCGACTACCACAGCGGAGACTTCGCCGACGTGCCCCACGGCGGCGACGTCTACGTCCTCTCCCGCGTCCTGCACGACTGGGACGACGACCGGTGCCGGGAGATCCTGCGCCACTGCGCCCGCGCGATGCCGGCCCACGCCGACCTGCTGATCGTCGAACGGCTCCTGCCCACCGACGGTTCCCCCTCACTGGCCACGGCCTGGGACCTCCACATGATGTGCAACGTGGGCGGCCGCGAACGCAGTGCCGAGCACTACGCCCGGCTGCTCGCCGACGCCGGACTGGAACTGCTCGACCGCAGCCCGCTGCCCCTGGAGACGTACGTCCTGCATGCGCGAAAGGCGCCCGCGGGACCCATGGCCGCACCGTGA
- a CDS encoding MerR family transcriptional regulator: protein MMISEAARVSGVSARALRYYEEEGLIAPDRGHNGYRRYCRATIDRIRVVRFLVESGLPMRLIKEVMPHLPVDAVPEVVCPEFLADVRGYRDRLAERIAGLTAQQSALDAFLGAAAADG from the coding sequence ATGATGATCAGCGAAGCCGCCAGAGTCAGCGGCGTCAGCGCCAGAGCGCTGCGGTACTACGAGGAAGAGGGGCTGATCGCCCCCGACCGCGGCCACAACGGCTACCGGCGCTACTGCCGGGCCACCATCGACCGCATCCGCGTCGTCCGCTTCCTGGTCGAGTCCGGACTGCCCATGCGGCTGATCAAGGAGGTCATGCCCCACCTGCCGGTCGATGCCGTCCCGGAGGTGGTGTGCCCCGAGTTCCTGGCGGACGTACGGGGGTACCGCGACCGGCTGGCGGAACGGATAGCGGGGCTGACCGCCCAGCAGTCGGCGCTGGACGCCTTCCTGGGAGCCGCCGCGGCCGACGGGTGA